The following proteins are encoded in a genomic region of Chryseobacterium cucumeris:
- a CDS encoding methionine aminotransferase, with the protein MIQLPLSKLSNVGTTIFSQMTQLANENEAINLSQGFPDFMPDPELLNNVDHFIKKGFNQYAPLGGMIGLKEEIARKIENSHQAIYHPDSEITITAGGTQAIFTAIASFIKRDDEVIIFEPAYDCYEPTVELFGGIIKRFEMKAPDYEIDWAAVKSLVSEKTRMIILNNPNNPSGKILKENDIQELIEIVKGTSILILSDEVYENIVFDGKQHISICKYPELKERSLLVASFGKLFHVTGWKVGYCAAPKNLTDEFRKVHQFNVFCVNTPIQLALAEYMKKDEHYTHLNQFFQEKRDFLRKGLASTPFELLDCEGTYFQAVKYDKISDKNDFDFASELTINHKVASVPFSSFYKNRLNENVIRLCFAKKQETLEKALENLSKV; encoded by the coding sequence ATGATACAACTTCCTTTATCAAAACTTTCCAATGTAGGAACTACTATTTTCAGCCAGATGACTCAACTTGCCAATGAAAATGAGGCGATCAACCTTTCTCAGGGTTTTCCTGATTTTATGCCAGATCCGGAATTACTCAATAATGTGGATCACTTTATCAAAAAAGGGTTCAATCAGTACGCTCCTCTTGGTGGAATGATTGGCTTAAAGGAAGAAATTGCACGAAAAATTGAAAACAGCCATCAGGCAATATACCATCCGGATTCTGAAATAACAATTACCGCAGGCGGTACCCAGGCCATTTTTACCGCTATCGCCTCCTTTATTAAAAGGGATGACGAAGTGATTATTTTTGAACCGGCATATGACTGCTATGAACCTACTGTGGAACTTTTCGGGGGAATTATAAAGCGCTTTGAAATGAAAGCTCCGGATTACGAAATCGACTGGGCTGCCGTAAAAAGTCTTGTCAGTGAAAAGACCAGGATGATCATTCTTAACAACCCCAACAACCCTTCAGGAAAAATACTGAAAGAAAATGATATACAGGAACTTATTGAGATTGTAAAAGGAACTTCTATTCTTATTCTGAGTGATGAAGTATATGAAAATATTGTTTTTGACGGAAAACAACATATAAGCATCTGTAAATACCCTGAGCTGAAAGAAAGAAGCCTTCTTGTAGCCTCTTTTGGGAAACTTTTCCATGTTACCGGATGGAAAGTGGGCTATTGTGCTGCACCAAAAAACCTAACAGATGAATTCCGAAAGGTTCATCAATTTAATGTTTTTTGCGTAAACACTCCCATTCAGCTCGCACTGGCAGAATACATGAAAAAGGATGAACATTACACCCATCTTAATCAGTTTTTCCAGGAAAAAAGAGATTTCCTGAGAAAAGGACTTGCAAGCACACCATTTGAACTTCTGGATTGTGAAGGAACTTATTTCCAGGCAGTAAAATATGATAAAATTTCAGATAAAAATGATTTTGATTTTGCTTCAGAACTTACCATCAATCATAAGGTTGCCAGCGTTCCTTTCTCTTCATTTTATAAAAACAGGCTGAACGAGAATGTGATCAGATTATGCTTTGCGAAGAAGCAGGAAACACTGGAAAAAGCCCTTGAAAATTTATCAAAGGTTTAA
- a CDS encoding DUF2867 domain-containing protein yields the protein MKITKTKFPEKSVLSPRKKDFDYIDSFQGELTDCGGNIDISEIGKAFFTSGPKWGKKMFAFRNKAVGIFGLKTGSEAETRQKEKNFKCEVGERMGLFKVFDKTSNEIVLGEDDKHLDFRVSLLVEKSKVDPDENSLTISTTVKYHNWLGVLYFLPVRPFHKLIVPAMLKNMIGQLEKNKLYTV from the coding sequence ATGAAGATTACGAAGACAAAGTTTCCTGAAAAATCTGTTTTATCTCCGAGAAAAAAAGATTTCGATTATATTGATAGTTTTCAGGGAGAACTTACAGACTGTGGCGGAAATATCGATATCTCAGAAATAGGAAAAGCATTCTTTACAAGCGGGCCAAAATGGGGAAAGAAAATGTTTGCTTTCAGGAATAAAGCAGTGGGAATATTCGGGCTGAAGACCGGATCTGAAGCTGAAACACGGCAAAAGGAAAAGAATTTTAAATGTGAAGTAGGAGAACGTATGGGGCTTTTTAAGGTGTTTGATAAAACCAGCAACGAAATTGTTCTGGGAGAAGATGATAAGCACCTGGATTTCAGAGTATCTCTTTTAGTTGAAAAGAGTAAGGTGGATCCTGATGAAAATTCACTTACCATTTCCACTACCGTAAAGTATCATAACTGGCTGGGTGTGCTTTATTTTCTGCCTGTACGACCTTTCCATAAGCTGATTGTTCCGGCTATGCTGAAAAATATGATCGGGCAGCTGGAAAAGAATAAATTGTATACAGTGTAA
- a CDS encoding DNA topoisomerase IV subunit B produces MSQEINPTYSEDNIRTLDWQEHIRLRPGMYIGKLGDGSSADDGIYILLKEILDNSIDEFRMRAGKRIEIKLDDGKVTIRDFGRGIPLGKVVDAVSKMNTGGKYDSKAFKKSVGLNGVGTKAVNALSDYFRVRSFRDGKMKAAEFSRGMIKENFDEKETSDRNGTEISFIPDGEIFLHFKYRKEYIERMLRNYAYLNPGLKILFNGETYYSENGLKDLLEEELESDILYPIVHLKDDDIEVAITHSDKSQTETYFSFVNGQNTTQGGTHLNAFREAYVKTVREFFNKSFDASDIRKSIIAAISINVEEPVFESQTKTKLGSNDMGPNGPTVRTFIIDFLKSKLDNFLHKNPEIAEAIQRKILISERERKELSGIQKLARERAKKVSLHNKKLRDCRQHYNDQKAERKGDTQIFITEGDSASGSITKSRDVETQAVFSLKGKPLNCYGLTKKVVYENEEFNLLQAALNIEESLEDLRYNQVIIATDADVDGMHIRLLMITFFLQFFPDLIKNGHLYILQTPLFRVRNKKETRYCYTEIERVKALNELGKNPEITRFKGLGEISPDEFKHFIGKDIRLEPVVVGKDQTIDQLLEFYMGKNTPDRQTFILENLVVEDDTDIDKKEILDEVEN; encoded by the coding sequence ATGTCACAAGAAATAAATCCAACCTACTCCGAAGATAATATCAGAACCCTTGATTGGCAGGAACACATCCGTCTGCGCCCCGGTATGTACATCGGGAAGCTCGGTGACGGTTCTTCCGCTGATGATGGTATTTATATCCTGCTAAAAGAAATTCTTGATAACTCTATTGATGAGTTCAGAATGAGAGCAGGAAAAAGAATTGAAATAAAGCTGGATGACGGTAAAGTTACCATCCGTGACTTTGGCCGTGGAATTCCGCTTGGGAAAGTGGTAGACGCGGTTTCAAAAATGAATACCGGAGGTAAATACGACAGTAAAGCGTTTAAAAAATCTGTAGGATTGAACGGGGTCGGTACCAAGGCGGTAAATGCCCTTTCAGATTATTTCAGAGTCCGTTCTTTCCGTGACGGAAAAATGAAAGCTGCCGAATTCTCCCGTGGGATGATCAAAGAGAACTTTGACGAGAAAGAAACTTCGGACAGAAACGGTACCGAAATTTCCTTTATTCCTGATGGAGAGATCTTCCTGCATTTCAAATACAGAAAAGAGTATATCGAAAGAATGCTCCGTAACTATGCTTACCTGAATCCTGGGCTTAAAATTCTCTTCAACGGAGAAACCTACTATTCTGAAAATGGTCTAAAAGATTTGCTGGAAGAAGAACTGGAAAGCGATATCCTTTATCCGATCGTTCATTTGAAGGATGATGATATTGAGGTTGCCATTACCCATTCCGACAAATCACAGACAGAAACCTATTTTTCATTCGTTAACGGACAGAATACAACGCAGGGAGGAACACACCTTAATGCTTTCCGTGAAGCATATGTGAAAACAGTTCGTGAATTTTTCAATAAAAGTTTTGATGCTTCTGATATCAGAAAGTCGATCATTGCTGCGATTTCCATTAACGTAGAAGAACCTGTTTTTGAATCCCAGACCAAAACAAAATTAGGATCCAATGACATGGGACCCAACGGACCTACCGTAAGAACATTCATCATTGATTTCCTGAAGAGTAAACTGGACAATTTCTTACACAAAAACCCGGAAATAGCAGAAGCAATTCAAAGAAAAATCTTAATTTCCGAGAGAGAAAGAAAAGAATTATCCGGAATTCAGAAACTAGCCAGAGAAAGAGCAAAAAAAGTATCTCTTCACAATAAAAAACTTCGTGACTGCAGGCAGCATTATAACGACCAGAAAGCCGAAAGAAAAGGAGATACCCAGATCTTTATTACCGAGGGAGATTCTGCATCGGGATCGATCACAAAATCCAGAGATGTAGAAACTCAGGCTGTATTTTCACTGAAGGGTAAACCGCTGAATTGTTATGGTCTTACCAAAAAAGTGGTGTATGAAAATGAAGAATTTAACCTTCTTCAGGCAGCTTTAAATATTGAAGAAAGTCTGGAAGACCTGAGATACAATCAGGTAATTATTGCTACCGATGCCGATGTTGACGGGATGCACATCCGTTTGCTGATGATTACTTTCTTCCTGCAGTTCTTCCCGGATCTGATTAAAAATGGACACCTTTATATCCTTCAGACTCCGTTATTCAGAGTTAGAAATAAAAAAGAAACAAGATATTGCTATACAGAAATAGAAAGGGTAAAAGCATTAAATGAACTGGGGAAAAATCCTGAAATCACGCGATTTAAAGGATTAGGAGAAATTTCTCCTGATGAATTTAAGCACTTTATTGGCAAAGATATCCGCCTGGAGCCAGTAGTAGTAGGAAAAGACCAGACGATTGATCAGCTTCTGGAATTTTATATGGGGAAAAATACTCCGGACAGACAGACTTTTATTCTTGAAAACCTTGTGGTAGAGGATGATACAGATATCGATAAAAAAGAAATACTGGATGAAGTAGAAAATTAA
- a CDS encoding DNA gyrase/topoisomerase IV subunit A yields the protein MTTEEYSHEGESLKKVSGLYKDWFLDYASYVILDRAIPSIYDGLKPVQRRIMHSMRELEDGRYNKVANIVGNTMKYHPHGDASITDAMVQIGQKELLIDTQGNWGNIYTGDSAAAARYIEARLTPFALEVVFNPKTTEWTKSYDGRNNEPIDLPVKFPLLLAQGVEGIGVGLSTKILPHNFNELINASVAYLKGKKFELYPDFLTAGYLDVSEYNDGQRGGKVRARAKITQTDKHTLVISELPYSKTTTDLIDSILKANEKGKIKIKKIEDNTSDKVEILIHIHNDVSPDKTIDALYAFTDCQVTISPNACVIVGDKPMFLTVSDILKTNTDHTVSLLKKELEIELHELQESWHFSSLERIFIENRIYHDIEEVKTWEDVLKTIDAGLKPHTKHLLRAVTEEDILKLTEIRIKRISRFDLDKFKENIASLEGKIEQVKYNLANLIAYAIEYYLNIQKKYGKDKQRKTELRIFDTIDATKVAVANEKFYANFEEGFIGTSLKKDQYLFDCSDIDDIITFRKDGSMKVVKVEAKTFIGKDILHVAVWKKNDKRTVYNMIYREGREGPYYMKRFSVTGVTRNTDYPLASDKKGSETLYFSANPNGEAETVTVLLKPNPRIRKNKMEINFSDLAIKGRDSKGNLVTKYAVKKVDMKEEGVSTLAPRKIWFDDTVRRLNADARGTLLGSFKGDDKILTINTNGEVKLVSFDLGNRFDDEYLVLEKWRPAQPITCIYYDGEKDIYFIKRFLLENTVNVQTFMPSEHPKSFIENVIVANDATAEIIFAKDKGKERDPETINIDEFIAVKGIKAIGNQFTKFKVKAINIAIPEPAEEEPEVYEDPEPAGETDEDGGMIGDLFQDNGNNENE from the coding sequence ATGACGACAGAAGAATATTCGCATGAGGGTGAAAGCTTAAAAAAAGTCTCCGGTCTCTACAAAGACTGGTTTCTTGATTATGCTTCCTATGTAATTCTGGATAGAGCTATCCCTTCAATATATGATGGTTTAAAACCCGTTCAACGAAGAATTATGCACTCCATGCGGGAGCTGGAAGACGGCCGTTACAACAAAGTGGCCAATATCGTGGGAAATACCATGAAATATCACCCGCATGGTGATGCTTCCATTACAGATGCCATGGTGCAGATTGGGCAGAAAGAGTTGTTAATAGATACACAGGGAAACTGGGGTAATATCTATACAGGAGATTCTGCAGCCGCTGCGAGATATATTGAAGCAAGACTCACCCCTTTTGCTCTGGAAGTAGTATTTAATCCTAAAACTACAGAATGGACAAAGTCTTATGACGGAAGAAACAATGAACCTATCGATTTACCGGTTAAATTCCCTCTGCTTCTTGCACAGGGAGTAGAAGGTATTGGAGTAGGGCTTTCCACCAAAATTCTTCCTCATAACTTTAATGAACTTATCAATGCCTCTGTAGCCTACCTGAAAGGTAAGAAATTTGAACTGTATCCGGATTTTTTAACAGCCGGTTATCTTGACGTTTCTGAATATAATGACGGTCAAAGAGGAGGAAAAGTAAGAGCAAGAGCCAAAATTACCCAGACGGATAAGCATACATTGGTGATTTCTGAACTTCCATATTCTAAAACAACCACTGATCTTATTGACTCTATTTTAAAAGCCAATGAGAAAGGAAAGATCAAAATCAAAAAAATTGAGGACAATACTTCAGACAAAGTAGAAATCCTTATTCATATCCATAATGATGTTTCACCGGATAAAACTATTGATGCTCTTTATGCATTTACGGACTGCCAGGTGACCATCTCTCCCAATGCCTGTGTGATTGTAGGGGATAAACCTATGTTCCTTACGGTATCCGATATTCTGAAAACGAATACGGATCATACAGTTTCATTGCTGAAGAAAGAATTGGAAATTGAGCTTCATGAGCTTCAGGAAAGTTGGCATTTCTCCTCACTGGAAAGAATTTTCATCGAAAACAGAATCTACCACGATATTGAAGAGGTAAAAACCTGGGAAGATGTACTGAAAACCATTGATGCAGGATTAAAACCCCATACCAAACATCTTTTAAGAGCCGTTACGGAAGAAGATATTTTAAAACTGACAGAGATCAGAATCAAGAGAATTTCAAGATTTGATTTAGATAAGTTTAAGGAAAATATTGCTTCGCTTGAAGGCAAAATAGAACAGGTGAAATACAACCTGGCCAACCTGATCGCTTATGCCATTGAGTATTACTTAAATATTCAGAAGAAATACGGTAAAGACAAACAAAGGAAGACTGAACTCAGAATCTTTGATACCATTGATGCTACAAAAGTAGCCGTAGCCAATGAAAAGTTTTATGCAAATTTCGAAGAAGGCTTTATCGGGACATCTTTGAAGAAAGATCAGTATTTGTTCGACTGTTCTGATATTGATGATATCATCACATTCAGAAAAGACGGAAGTATGAAGGTTGTAAAAGTGGAAGCGAAAACTTTCATCGGAAAAGATATCCTTCATGTTGCCGTATGGAAGAAAAACGATAAAAGGACAGTGTATAATATGATCTACCGTGAAGGCAGGGAAGGACCTTATTATATGAAACGATTCTCTGTAACCGGAGTAACCCGAAATACAGATTATCCGCTAGCTTCAGATAAAAAGGGTTCTGAAACACTCTATTTCTCAGCCAACCCTAATGGAGAAGCAGAAACTGTAACCGTGCTTTTAAAACCAAACCCTAGAATCAGAAAGAACAAAATGGAGATTAACTTCTCCGATCTGGCCATCAAAGGCCGGGATTCCAAAGGAAATCTGGTAACTAAATACGCTGTCAAGAAAGTAGATATGAAGGAAGAAGGGGTTTCTACTCTGGCCCCTAGAAAAATCTGGTTTGATGATACGGTAAGAAGACTGAATGCCGATGCAAGAGGAACACTGCTGGGAAGCTTCAAAGGAGATGATAAAATTCTGACCATCAATACAAACGGGGAAGTAAAACTGGTATCTTTTGATCTTGGTAACCGTTTTGATGATGAATACCTGGTATTGGAAAAGTGGAGACCTGCACAGCCGATTACCTGTATTTATTACGATGGAGAAAAAGATATTTATTTCATTAAGAGATTCTTACTGGAAAATACAGTTAATGTACAGACTTTTATGCCATCTGAACATCCGAAATCATTCATTGAAAATGTAATTGTTGCCAATGATGCCACTGCAGAAATCATTTTTGCAAAAGATAAAGGAAAAGAACGCGATCCGGAAACGATAAATATTGATGAATTTATAGCGGTAAAAGGAATAAAAGCCATCGGAAACCAGTTTACAAAGTTCAAAGTAAAAGCCATCAATATTGCCATTCCTGAACCGGCAGAAGAAGAGCCTGAAGTATACGAAGATCCCGAACCTGCCGGCGAAACCGATGAAGACGGAGGAATGATCGGAGATCTTTTCCAGGATAACGGGAATAATGAAAATGAATAG
- a CDS encoding rhomboid family intramembrane serine protease encodes MDIVVIIIIAATCIFSYMGFNNTALFEKYKFNVGAIANRKEYVRLISSAFLHADFMHLFFNMLSLYFFQGVVISFFGEIGFLILYFGSMILGNLFSLQIYKKQPWYSAIGASGAVSGIIFASIAMAPNEISVNFLPGWLFGTLYFGYSVYMMLNPKQWDNLGHAAHLGGAFFGLVYSIVMHPQLAMSNILFLGIMSLPLIYLGYEIFVRKRIG; translated from the coding sequence ATGGATATAGTTGTTATCATTATCATTGCAGCCACATGTATTTTTAGCTATATGGGTTTCAATAACACAGCATTATTTGAAAAATATAAATTCAACGTCGGAGCGATTGCGAATCGTAAAGAATATGTAAGGCTGATCAGCTCTGCATTTTTGCATGCAGACTTTATGCACTTGTTTTTTAATATGCTGTCCCTGTATTTTTTCCAGGGCGTGGTTATTAGTTTCTTTGGAGAAATAGGATTTTTAATTCTTTATTTCGGATCCATGATCCTTGGAAATTTATTCAGCCTGCAGATTTATAAAAAGCAGCCGTGGTATTCTGCAATTGGAGCATCAGGAGCGGTTTCCGGAATTATTTTTGCTTCCATCGCTATGGCTCCGAATGAGATCAGTGTCAACTTTTTGCCGGGATGGTTATTCGGAACACTGTATTTCGGATACTCTGTATACATGATGCTGAATCCCAAGCAGTGGGACAACCTGGGCCATGCTGCTCACCTTGGTGGAGCATTTTTCGGATTGGTTTACTCTATTGTAATGCATCCGCAGCTGGCCATGAGCAATATTCTTTTCTTGGGAATCATGTCACTTCCGCTCATCTATCTAGGATATGAAATTTTTGTAAGAAAGCGAATAGGATAA
- a CDS encoding helix-turn-helix domain-containing protein, whose amino-acid sequence MNTSELNSFIVILIYGSLVLLSLLKLANPLKVNHKANFWFGIFLFLWSTFWLDEVLFLITGSIIEFHSLFWVRLIQFFTPIVFYFSVLFYTNPSFTFKLTAVKFLILPAAFLVCLILIKLGYKKPFEYLSIILILIQALFYTGLSYITIRKHQKKIQQFSSNTEGINLNWLEYIILVLLIVNIIYVIYNLFYDPKSLNFFINAVFLSVIYCVGYYSLKQKEIYPLEEKQRQELISMDENSDPEEVKRKLISDEELVRIKTSLEGIMGLQKPYLDSELNLIKLAEMLSVSTHHLSYVINTGFGKNFFQYVNEYRVDYAKKLLKETNSKLSILGIAYESGFNSKTSFNTTFKKVTGQTPSEFRK is encoded by the coding sequence ATGAACACATCAGAGTTAAACAGTTTCATCGTGATACTTATCTATGGTTCATTGGTTTTGCTTTCTCTGCTGAAGCTGGCCAACCCCTTAAAAGTAAACCATAAGGCCAATTTCTGGTTCGGGATATTTCTCTTTCTGTGGTCTACTTTTTGGCTGGATGAAGTACTGTTTCTCATCACTGGTTCAATCATCGAGTTTCATTCCTTGTTTTGGGTTAGACTTATCCAGTTTTTTACCCCTATCGTTTTTTACTTTAGTGTACTGTTTTATACCAATCCTTCCTTTACTTTTAAACTTACAGCGGTTAAGTTTTTAATCCTTCCGGCTGCTTTTCTGGTTTGTCTTATATTGATCAAACTGGGATATAAAAAACCATTTGAATATCTCAGTATTATTCTGATCCTGATCCAGGCTCTCTTTTACACGGGGCTTTCCTATATTACCATCAGAAAACATCAAAAGAAAATTCAGCAGTTCTCATCCAATACCGAAGGAATCAATCTGAACTGGTTGGAATATATCATTCTGGTACTACTTATCGTGAATATTATCTATGTGATTTATAATCTGTTCTATGATCCGAAATCACTGAATTTCTTTATCAATGCGGTCTTTTTGTCGGTTATTTACTGTGTAGGATATTATTCTCTGAAACAGAAGGAAATTTATCCTTTAGAAGAAAAACAAAGACAGGAACTGATCTCTATGGACGAAAATTCGGATCCGGAAGAAGTTAAAAGAAAACTTATTTCTGATGAAGAATTAGTAAGGATTAAAACTTCACTGGAAGGGATTATGGGCTTACAAAAGCCGTATCTTGACAGCGAACTTAACCTGATCAAACTGGCTGAAATGCTTTCCGTTTCTACCCATCATCTTTCTTATGTCATCAACACAGGCTTTGGAAAAAACTTCTTCCAATATGTGAATGAATATAGAGTGGATTATGCCAAAAAACTGTTGAAAGAAACCAATAGCAAATTATCCATTTTGGGAATTGCCTACGAATCCGGATTCAATTCTAAGACTTCTTTTAATACAACTTTTAAAAAAGTGACCGGACAAACACCTTCTGAATTCAGAAAATAA
- a CDS encoding SDR family NAD(P)-dependent oxidoreductase yields the protein MDTKESYAVVTGASQGLGKSFAEHLAKQKINVILISLPDQNLRELSGELEKQYDIKAHYYETDLSVNENVMKLTEWLNRSFDVHILINNAGLGGTKKFTEASSDYINTILQVNVAATSLITHQLLPNLLKQPKAYILNVSSMAAFSPIGFKTVYPASKSFIHSFSRGLHEELKDTNVFVSVVNPGAMKTNKDVCERIEKQGFMGRLTLLNPDKVASYCLRQLFKKDSVIMVNPISWLVMKILPIWIKLPLMTQAIKREIEA from the coding sequence ATGGATACCAAAGAATCGTATGCAGTCGTCACGGGCGCAAGCCAGGGACTTGGAAAATCATTTGCTGAACATCTTGCAAAACAAAAAATCAACGTCATTCTTATAAGTCTTCCGGATCAGAATCTCAGAGAATTATCCGGAGAGTTGGAGAAACAGTATGATATAAAGGCTCATTACTATGAAACAGACCTTTCTGTTAATGAAAATGTAATGAAGCTTACAGAATGGCTCAACCGTTCTTTTGATGTTCATATTCTGATTAATAATGCAGGGCTTGGGGGAACAAAAAAATTTACGGAAGCCTCTTCGGATTATATCAACACTATTCTACAGGTGAATGTGGCAGCCACTTCATTGATCACGCATCAGCTGCTTCCTAACCTTTTAAAACAACCCAAAGCCTATATCCTGAATGTTTCAAGTATGGCTGCTTTTTCTCCGATTGGTTTTAAAACCGTATATCCAGCTTCTAAAAGTTTTATCCATTCATTTTCAAGAGGACTGCATGAAGAACTGAAAGATACCAATGTTTTTGTAAGCGTTGTGAATCCCGGGGCAATGAAAACCAATAAGGATGTTTGTGAAAGAATAGAAAAACAAGGTTTTATGGGAAGATTAACACTTTTGAATCCTGATAAAGTAGCTTCATACTGCCTCCGGCAATTATTTAAAAAAGATTCCGTAATTATGGTGAACCCAATCAGCTGGCTGGTGATGAAAATTTTACCCATATGGATCAAACTGCCATTGATGACCCAGGCTATAAAAAGAGAGATCGAAGCATGA
- a CDS encoding NAD-dependent epimerase/dehydratase family protein yields MDQTAIDDPGYKKRDRSMKKVCVTGATGLLGTNVILKLLQNGYSVIALVRKKSSWLGEENENLKLVEADLLCDISGHLTDIDCIIHVAAETRQNLRYDEYRKVNYEAVVNLFTHAELMSVKKFLFVSTANTLGFGNTAFRGNEKAPPIYPFTHSLYAQSKQAAEDYLLKNSKNTEVIIVNPTLMIGAYDSKPSSGKIIFWAWKKKLVFYPKGGKNFVHVEDAANGIVNAVEYGRTGEKYLLANENLTYREFFKKVNRITSQNPVMIAIPNTLLSLLGLIGDGLRTLKIKTNLSTPNMKALQICNYYSNQKSADELGIQYQSIDRAIEDAVRYFIENPVNNKKTSS; encoded by the coding sequence ATGGATCAAACTGCCATTGATGACCCAGGCTATAAAAAGAGAGATCGAAGCATGAAAAAAGTATGTGTAACCGGAGCAACAGGGCTTCTGGGAACTAATGTTATCCTTAAATTATTACAAAATGGTTATTCTGTTATTGCTCTGGTGCGTAAGAAAAGCAGCTGGCTGGGCGAAGAAAACGAAAATCTGAAGCTTGTGGAAGCGGATCTTCTGTGCGATATTTCTGGGCACCTGACCGATATTGACTGTATTATTCATGTGGCAGCAGAAACACGTCAGAATCTTCGTTATGATGAATACAGAAAAGTGAATTACGAGGCCGTTGTAAATCTTTTTACCCATGCAGAATTGATGAGCGTAAAAAAGTTTTTGTTTGTGAGTACTGCCAATACCTTAGGATTTGGAAACACCGCATTCCGGGGAAACGAAAAAGCACCCCCAATCTATCCTTTTACCCATTCACTGTATGCTCAAAGCAAGCAGGCTGCGGAAGATTATCTTTTAAAAAATAGTAAGAACACAGAGGTTATCATTGTTAATCCAACGTTGATGATCGGAGCATATGACAGCAAGCCAAGTTCTGGGAAAATAATCTTCTGGGCATGGAAAAAGAAACTGGTATTTTATCCGAAAGGAGGTAAGAACTTTGTACATGTGGAAGATGCAGCCAATGGAATAGTAAATGCTGTTGAATACGGAAGAACCGGAGAAAAATATCTCCTGGCCAATGAAAACCTGACCTACAGAGAGTTTTTTAAAAAAGTAAACCGGATTACCAGCCAGAACCCGGTTATGATTGCTATTCCCAACACACTTTTGAGTCTCCTTGGATTAATTGGTGATGGTTTAAGAACATTAAAAATAAAAACAAACCTCAGTACCCCCAATATGAAAGCACTGCAGATTTGTAATTATTATTCTAATCAGAAGTCAGCAGACGAGTTGGGGATTCAATATCAATCTATTGATAGGGCAATTGAGGATGCTGTCCGGTATTTTATCGAAAACCCCGTAAATAATAAAAAAACCAGCTCTTAA